The genomic DNA ATGCGCGAACTGCCAGAGTGGGGGACCGAGATTTTCAACGTGCAGGACAACATGTTTCGGATATCTCTGATGCACCACGAGCACAACGCCGAGCTGTACGACTTCATGGAAAACACGGGGTTCGTGTGGTTCTTCAAACTGCACTTCCAGATCGACGTCTTCATTGTCATGGCCGGACAGCTATACAAGAGACCAACCGGCCGGCTGGCGGACCGCGCCTGGAAGGTGGTGGACAGGATATATCAGTACCATGAGGAGCTGTGGGACATgtccaagaaggagaacaCCCAGCTGGGCGTCTACATGCTGAAGGCGTGGAGGGCACGAGAGCGAGCGCTGGTCCAACTGGGCCTGCCCTACGAAACCCCCATCGCCATCCCTCGACTCCAGGACACGGTGCCCCAGTCGAGCTCGGAGGCATCGTCGTGCGGCCCCTCGCCGGCGCAGACACTGAAGATGGAAATCCCGCAGAGGCACAACCAGCCGATGGACCAGTTCCTGGGCAACTTCCTCGACACGACGAATTTCTACGACCTGGACATGTGGGCCGACTTGGGCGTCCCCAACGGCAACATGAACCAGCAATCCGCCGCAAATATGTTTGGACAGTTTGGGAACTTTGGTGCGCCACCAACAAATAGAGGCTGGTAACGGCATGGATGGGATTTTTGCATCCTGGTGCTTTGGGGGGAAAACTtgaggaaaaagaaagggtCGGACGGGGGACTGGGATTGGACATCTCTCGTTACTTACATAAGAGATGGGAACTCTTAttgtttgtttttttggTATGGCTTTGGATCTTGCCTTTATTTTTTTTATCTACGGTGTTAGGTTGTAAAGTGACAACAATCTCCCACATTGTAACGATAGTACCATGAGATGACGAAAATCCCTAATGGTAAAATAGACGGGTGTCTCTAGTCTAGAGACGTACCCCTTGCGAGACGCATTCCAACATAAAAAAATGTGTAAACTGGGCTCTCTTGGCGAGTCGATCCATGCAACGGCAAACGCCTGGGCGAGTTGCAGCGACTTTCTCGCGACACACTCACTGTTGGTGCCTAGCAGCTTGGGAGTTACGAGACTCGCATATGCACTTCGTTCCGCTGGGCTCATTATGGACGGGTACGGCGCAGACAGCAGGCAGCAGGCACAGAAGCGATCCGTCAGTTTTCTTTTGGCTCACCGCATTCGACTCGATTCCAGGTCCAATGGGGGGGCCAAAGTTCCCTTCCAATGACCCATGACAAAAGCCCTCACTCACCCCCTTGTGCCTTGTGTCACGGGGTGGTTCTCAACATCTGCCCGTCTTACCGTGTGTGACATGCGACCGACGCGGCCTCGCCCGGGCTCCGAATCGCAGGACAATCCCGCAATCCAATCTCCACGTGTTTCCTAGAATCTGACGGAAAGGACAAGGGTTCTAGCGAGCGTGGGGTCTATCCTGTCGTCCAAGGTTTTgcgaggaggggaaggggaggggattgGAAGCTTGGAAACAATGACATCGACTTGCTCCGAGATGCCGGGTCGCAATTCGTCGGGGTCGGAAGAGCTAGGAAGGGAGCGGGGAGGGCCGTGTCCTATTCCAGAAGTAAGAGTCATACTGGAGTGGATAAGCCGTACCAAAGAAaaataagaagaaaaaaaaattcAAGGACTTGAGCTAAGATTAACGTAGGGAGCGCGTGAAGACGGGTGGGTGTACGGGGCGGAGCACGACATTTCCCGCGAGTTGCCGGTACGCCTCGGACCCGTCGGTGCTCGGGGTGCGAGATGGCCGATCCCTTGCCCCATTCTCTCAGCTCGGGACCGAACTTCCCTAATCTGATTCGGCACCATCAGTCAGTCTACCATCACCTACGGATGCTTTCTCTACCTAGTACCTACCAGCCTGCTGGCAGCCGCTAGCCTGGTCACGCACCtacgcacacacgcacgcacgcgTTCTCGCCCGCTCGGTCCCGTCTGATAGCGCGACGCCGACATTGCCTTTCCTCTTTCAGCAGCGCGTCGACAGATGAACTGGACTTTTGttgcgccgccgtcgttgtctCGCTGCTGCCCGGTGGAGAGACCAACCAAGTGGAAGAGTTGCAGAATGATTCGGCAGATAAGCTGCCGCTTACCCGACTTGCCGCCGTGCTAGGAGAGATGCGGAATTGCATCGGTAGGTCGTCGCGCCATGAGATTGGTTCAGCCCGGAGCATGCAGGGCGTGCGGGAGCCAAGATTGGAGGCTCTTCCTagcgtggaggaggaggtgaaGGGTGAAGGGGCTGTTTCTCccaaagaggaagaagaagaagaagaagaagaaaggggagggggggaaggacgCGAGACTCGTCAAACGCGGCGTCGTGTGCGTCATCGATCTTGTCCTTTTTCTTCGTGACCGGATGGCTGACGGCTTCGATGTCCGAGGGGCTAGTATTTGTTTTCTTATATCGAATAAGCGCGGTTTTGCCTACTGTCAGACGGGAGGAATGAAGGAACAACAAGAGGACAGCATATAATACCCAGACATGACGCCTTCAGAGAGAGGGGGCTTGCTGTTGCTTTGACTCGTTCGACTTCATTGTTCCCCTCTCGTCCCCTCTGGTTCAAGCCAGAGACTGCATGTGAATCAACGAGATATCGATATCGAGTTCATCCCTGGGCAAAGGGTTGGCCGTCCATCTTCAGCTTCAGACAGACGAACGATAGTACGGGTCACCCCAAGGAAGAGGCCTCGGAGCGCAGCataccccccccctctttcgATCAACACGACCACCCCTAGAGCGGTCACGATCACCATGTTCTTCAAAAAGCGCaacgagggcgccgccgttgacacaatgacgccgacgacagaCCGGCCCGCCTCATCGCGTACGAGCAAGACCcccgatgatgacgatgaccagcagcggcggcatcacCAGCCTGCTCAGCACGCCCTCGCGCACACCTCGACAACCCGCTCCGAGATCCAGTACCCGTCCGGCCTCAAGCTCTTTCTCATCATGCTCTCCATCTTGGTGTCCATGTTCCTCGTCGCATTGGTAACAAatcgtccttcttcttctctcactctctctctctctctctctctctctcatggCGTTCTTAATTCATCATCATGCCAAGGACACAAACAAAACCCGACTAACACCACGCACCCGCTCTCCAGGATcgcctcatcatcgccactGCAGTGCCCCAGATCACTGACGACTTTCACTCCGTCACCGATATAGGCTGGTACGGCTCTGCATACCTCCTTACCACCTGCGCCTTCCAGCTCCTTTTCGGCAAGCTCTACGCCTTCTTCCCTATCAAGACCGTCTTCCTCGCTTCCATTGGGCTCTTCGAGCTCGGCTCCGCCGTctgcggcgccgccccctccagcgtcgccttcatcgtcggccgCGCTCTTGctggcatcggcggcggcggcatcttcgccggcaccatcgtcgtcatGATCCATTCCGTCCCgctccaccgccgccccaAGTACCAAGGCGCCTTtggcgccgtcttcggcatTGCCTCCGTTGTCGGCCCCCTGCTGGGCGGCGCCTTTACAAGCAAGGCTACCTGGCGTTGGTGCTTCTACATCAACTTGcccctcggcggcgtcgccctgCTGGTCATCGTCCTCGTGCTGAGGCCGCCCGACCAGGATCTTGGGGACGCCTCGCTTTGGGAAAAGTTAAGGCAGCTGGATTTTGCCGGGACGACAGTGCTTGTGCCAGGCGTCGTTTGTCTTCTCTTAGCGTTGCAGTGGGGAGGCGTCGAGTACGCAGTGAGTCTTCATCCAtgcccccttttctttccccaTTCTTCACGGAAGCCCCCCCGTCCCCTTCGTTCATCAGACGACAAAGTTGAATGCTAACGCCATCCAGTGGAACAACCCGCGTATGATcgctctcctcgtcctcgccgccgtcctccttgtctccttcatcgccgtccAGATCCTCCTCCCAGAAACCGCCACTGTGCCCCCCCGCATCATGCGCAACCGCTCCATCGCCTTCGCCTCCTGGGCCGCTTTTTTCAACGGCGGACACATGATGATTTTCGCCTACTTCCTCCCCATCTACTTCCAGGCCATCCAGGGAGTCTCTGCCGTCGATTCCGGCATCCGCACCCTCCCGCTCGTCCTTTCCATGACCGTCTTCGCTATAGTCTCGGGCGGTGTCATCACCCGCCTCGGTTACTACACCCCGGTCATGCTCCTGGGAACCTGCAtcctggccgtcggcgctggcTTGCTCACTACCCTCCAGGTCCACACGGGCGCCGCGAAGTGGGCGGGCTACCAGGTCATCTACGGCATCGGCATGGGCATGTCTTTCCAGGCGCCCAATCTCGCCGCACAGACGGTCCTGAAGATCAAGGACGTGCCCGTGGGTACGAGCATCATGTTTTTCTCCCAGACGCTGGGcggcgccatcttcatctcggTCGGGCAAAACGTGCTCAACAACGAGCTCGTGAAGCGCATCAGGGGCATCCCGGGactcgacggcatcgacctcAAGGGCTCGGGCGCCACGACGCTGACGAAGCTGCCGGCCGAGGTGAGGGATCCTGTGCTGGAGACATACAACGACGCGTTACAGGTCGTCTTTGTCGTCGGCCTGGTACTGGCCTGTTCTGTTCTGATCGGCGCGGGCGGAATGGAGTGGAAGAGTGTGAAAaaggagcagcaggccaaGGCTAAGGCGATGGCGGACGCGGAGATGGCGGAGACGGCGCTTGCTGGTGGAGTTTCCGGTGTCGTagcggctgctgctgttgccggAGGTCagagggaagagaaggaagccGACGATGAGAGTGAGAAGGAGCTAGATGATGAGAAGATTCGGGAACGCGTCGCGGATGGCCATGCCATTCCCGTCAGTATGGAAAAGGAGTCGGACAACAGTACCGTCTCTCGTCAGGAGGACGAGGTGACCACTGCCAGGTCGGAGCTTGGAGCAACAAAGAACAACTAAAAATGGGATGGCAAGCGGAATGATGAGAAGATGGAAAAGGTAAGTCACAAGATTTGACATTTCGCAATGCAGAGCACATGATACCCCCGTCACTGCAAGAAAACGCAATACAGTATAACTGTTGATTTAGTTTGTAAAACAGATAAGTAGTTGTAGATGATGCTGAAGTGCAAACCAATCTCTCCTCCAATGGATTGTGTCTGTTCTGCCTAATTTATAAAATGCCGTTCGACGATAGCGTTCGCCTTGCAACAAGTGTTTTGCTCACAGTGTTCTTGTTCTATAAAATATGCATTTCTTCCATTTCCCGTGTGACGTGACTGTGACTGTAACTGTCACGATCTTGGGCTTCATATGTGTGGACTGGCCCCTTTGACCAGGTCCACAGCCATCCCGGCATCACAGAGAAATCAAGGGGTAACAACAAAAGCCTTTATCAAATTCGATTGCTTGTCAAAGTCTCCTCGTCAAAACCGTCGAGTCAATGCCGAgatctttttcttcctctgcTGTTCATGTCGCTTCAAGTGATGCCTGGCTAATTCACAGGCCAACCTCAACCCCCTCTCACCTTGCATAACTCACCCTACGCGCCGCGGTTCTCCTTGTTCTCCTCACGCAGAGATCTTAGCTGCGTCTGAAACTCTTTGTTGACCCACTCCCAGTAAGCATTCCAGGCCTGGCTGGCACCGCCTGCATTGGCGTTTGCGGCAGCCTTGCCGGGCGCCGCCCCCTTGGCGCCCTTGAGTCTATCGCCAAGCAGGAGAGTTACTCTTAAGACGCTCTTATTTgcctcctcctgcttctcTACGTCCTGCTTTACGGCACCGTCCTTCAACTTGGTTGACAGAATGGCGCGGTacgcctcggcgatggagtCCAAGCGGCGGCTCGTCTCGTCGGGGTCGAGAACGATCAGCTTGGAAACCATCAGGTTGCAGAGACTGCGAATATCGTTGTCGTCCTTCAGACCCGCGACCACGCGGTCGTAGAAGTCGATGTTGTTGATCCGTGAGAAAGCCGTCTCCATTAGAGCGTACAAAGTCTCGTATGCGCTCTGTAGTCGTTGTTAGTCCAGTTTTAATCAGGGCAAGAGACAACACATACCTTGCGGACTTCAAGGCCATCATCCACCATATGTTTGAAAGGGCCCATCATGACCTCGCGGATCAGCTGCGGCTTGATGACCGACTCTGCCAACACGAATGGCAtcagctcgccgaggtggGGCAGAATCAGATCGGGCTTGTTGTGGGCTGCCGAGTTCAGTGTCGACATGGCCAAGCGACGGTTGTCCATCTCCGAGTCCTGAAGCATGATGAGAAGCATGTCAACAAGGACGTTCTTGAGCATGGCGTCAAAGGCTTCGTCGCTGTCAGGCAGCGTGTAGCGGACGGCCTGCACTGTCATGCCACGGATATCAGGGCTCTGGTCTCTCAGAAGGGACTGCTGGATGTTAGCTGGAACTGTCTCCCGTCAGGGATTTTTCGACATACCTGCAGCTGGGGCATAAACCTCTGAGAGTCGATGATGGTCAGCCGGCCCACACACTCTGCGCAAACGACACGGTTGTCGGGAATGGTCGAGGCGGAGAGGAGATGCTGCCAGATGTCGCCGGCAAACTTGGCAACGTCCGGAGACAGAACGGTGACCTGCTGCAAGATCTCCTTGATCGATTGAATCAGCAAGTACTGTGTGTTGCCACCCTTCTGCATGTTTGCCAGTATCACGGGGAGGTATCCGGAAACGTTGCCCGAGCCCGCGCGGCCGAGAGCCACAGCGGCCGAAATCGAGACTTTGTCGGGCTCGTCGTGGAACTGCTGCAAGAATAGATCCGGCTTCAGCGGCGAGTTGGCCCCAAGACGCAGACCGGCCTCGCCAAGCACCGCCAGTGCCAAGCTCAGGCGAGCGTCATCCTTGTTGTTCGAACTGGTCTGCAGCTCCGAGATGAAGCTCTCAACTGTTACACCAGCAGAGCTTCCGCTGGCCACGAGGAGCGCGCCAATGACCTTGCCAACCACAACGGGGTCGCCTTCGATGCTGACGTCCTTGAGAAGCCCTTGCATAAGAGgctggccggcgccgctctCACCAACCTTCGTGACAAGAATGAGGATTTGGTCCAGGACAATACTGGCGTAGCTGGACTTAAGGAGGGTGCAGATGGTTGCCGTCATCGATTCTGTGACAACGAGATCCGCAttctcctcgacaaggcTCGCAAGAATGAGCAGCGCAGGCGCCAGCAGGTGGGTGTCGTTGTTGCTAATAACTGGCACCAACGCCGAGACAAGGCCCTGTATGGTGTTTGCGTCCAGCTCGCCCCTGGCCGTGGGCGATACGATAAGATGCTTAAGGGCTAGGACGCTGGAGCCACGGAGAGACCGGTTGGCCTTGCGCAGCTGTCCGGCCAGCTCCAAGGCGACCTCCCGGATCCACGACGTTTCCAGCTGTccgctgctggtgctgaAAGCGGCAACGTTGTCGACGGCTCTGACGGCAGCAAGACGGGTCGTCTCGTTCTTCAGTCGATCGAGCAGAGCAGCCAAGGCTGCCTGGCGCTTGTCCGCCTGGACCAAGCCAGCGCCGTCAGCACCAGACGTTCTTGACAGCAACACGCCCAGAGCGTGGATACCTCGCTGCTTGACCTCAGCGTCGGCATCGGTTGCAGTTATTCTGTCCATGATTGTGTCGAACAGCTTCTGCAGCTCGCCCTTGAACTTCTGTGCCGTCATCTTTGAACGAGGCGGGGTGATCGCTTTGACAAGTTCCTCAATCGTGCCAATGGCTTCACTTGAGATCTTGTAGAACCGATCGTTGGCTGCCGCTATCACACCGGCCACGATCTTGGTCAGATACGGCTGCAGGAGACTCGAAGAATGGGTCTTGGCAATGTCACTGGTGAGCTTCAGAGCCGCGACGCGCAAAGTGCTGGGTGTGGCGGAAGCATTGCCACCGGAGGCTGCCAGGGACGAGGCGAGCGCAGAGGCTCCAGTAGGTTTGATCGACTCAATGATGGGGCCGATGGCGTCGTTGAAGTAGTCGGACAGGCCGCCGCGCTGAACCGTGATGATGTCGTCTAGGaggttgatgatggcctGCTTCGTAGGGATAACCTTGCCCTTGAGAAGCTTCGTTGAGG from Colletotrichum higginsianum IMI 349063 chromosome 3, whole genome shotgun sequence includes the following:
- a CDS encoding Major facilitator superfamily transporter, which gives rise to MFFKKRNEGAAVDTMTPTTDRPASSRTSKTPDDDDDQQRRHHQPAQHALAHTSTTRSEIQYPSGLKLFLIMLSILVSMFLVALDRLIIATAVPQITDDFHSVTDIGWYGSAYLLTTCAFQLLFGKLYAFFPIKTVFLASIGLFELGSAVCGAAPSSVAFIVGRALAGIGGGGIFAGTIVVMIHSVPLHRRPKYQGAFGAVFGIASVVGPLLGGAFTSKATWRWCFYINLPLGGVALLVIVLVLRPPDQDLGDASLWEKLRQLDFAGTTVLVPGVVCLLLALQWGGVEYAWNNPRMIALLVLAAVLLVSFIAVQILLPETATVPPRIMRNRSIAFASWAAFFNGGHMMIFAYFLPIYFQAIQGVSAVDSGIRTLPLVLSMTVFAIVSGGVITRLGYYTPVMLLGTCILAVGAGLLTTLQVHTGAAKWAGYQVIYGIGMGMSFQAPNLAAQTVLKIKDVPVGTSIMFFSQTLGGAIFISVGQNVLNNELVKRIRGIPGLDGIDLKGSGATTLTKLPAEVRDPVLETYNDALQVVFVVGLVLACSVLIGAGGMEWKSVKKEQQAKAKAMADAEMAETALAGGVSGVVAAAAVAGGQREEKEADDESEKELDDEKIRERVADGHAIPVSMEKESDNSTVSRQEDEVTTARSELGATKNN
- a CDS encoding TATA-binding protein interacting, which gives rise to MSSSSVTQNPTPQTVIQLVQKLGDADPDFRFMSLNDLLQVLANGKPDFLHHDYNVAARTVDSIIKTLDDQNGEVQNLAIKCLGPLVMKVPTPIIAPMIEKLSSIKLKNSVDNAVPSLALRAVIMALPKPTPGLPSTKEVQESYQAVSRVLIPRLLGPGGKSQPQNPPNNIQLPPVPQGLLKVDKDLSAESVDILIEVVRCFGTMLSALEVEAMQDAVISLLENDKTSSVVKKRAVVAISILAVHLSDDLLGQLVQRMASNLGKSEISAVTRRLYISITGSLARSIPARFGTYLNTLVPFILQALSEGELEKHLEEISDGDDVGQDFNELRESALVALESFLAACPTEMRPFTDDTIKATLRYLKYDPNYATGDDDDDEDMEVDNDEDEEDADDEFDDDAGFDDDDDASWKVRRCAAKALYTLISTRGSGDLLENGVLYSQAGPTLVRRFDEREENVRLEVISCLSLLVRKTGEGMYPTDLSLDDQEPEAPSLIPVSRKRRRQSSGGGSMNTPHTATGLTSPTLERIPSTGPRADLARFTPTIVKASTKLLKGKVIPTKQAIINLLDDIITVQRGGLSDYFNDAIGPIIESIKPTGASALASSLAASGGNASATPSTLRVAALKLTSDIAKTHSSSLLQPYLTKIVAGVIAAANDRFYKISSEAIGTIEELVKAITPPRSKMTAQKFKGELQKLFDTIMDRITATDADAEVKQRGIHALGVLLSRTSGADGAGLVQADKRQAALAALLDRLKNETTRLAAVRAVDNVAAFSTSSGQLETSWIREVALELAGQLRKANRSLRGSSVLALKHLIVSPTARGELDANTIQGLVSALVPVISNNDTHLLAPALLILASLVEENADLVVTESMTATICTLLKSSYASIVLDQILILVTKVGESGAGQPLMQGLLKDVSIEGDPVVVGKVIGALLVASGSSAGVTVESFISELQTSSNNKDDARLSLALAVLGEAGLRLGANSPLKPDLFLQQFHDEPDKVSISAAVALGRAGSGNVSGYLPVILANMQKGGNTQYLLIQSIKEILQQVTVLSPDVAKFAGDIWQHLLSASTIPDNRVVCAECVGRLTIIDSQRFMPQLQSLLRDQSPDIRGMTVQAVRYTLPDSDEAFDAMLKNVLVDMLLIMLQDSEMDNRRLAMSTLNSAAHNKPDLILPHLGELMPFVLAESVIKPQLIREVMMGPFKHMVDDGLEVRKSAYETLYALMETAFSRINNIDFYDRVVAGLKDDNDIRSLCNLMVSKLIVLDPDETSRRLDSIAEAYRAILSTKLKDGAVKQDVEKQEEANKSVLRVTLLLGDRLKGAKGAAPGKAAANANAGGASQAWNAYWEWVNKEFQTQLRSLREENKENRGA